CCGTCGGCTGCGTTACGTCACCCCGGGCCTTGACCCGGGGTCTTCCTCGCGTGGTACCCGCCACTGCTCGTCATCGCGCCTTGCCGACAACGAAAAATCCTCCGCATATTATTATGCGAATTAACCAGACACCACACTAGCGGCGGATACCACTAGCGGCGGATACGCTCCAGCTCCCGGATGGTGAGGTCCACGTCCTCGTCGCGCATGAGCGGCGCGCGCGTGCGCTTGCGCCGCACCGCTTCGGGGGACACTTCCCCGACCACGAACGCCTCGTCGTAGTAGTCCGCCTTGCACACGGTTCGGCCGAAGGGGTCGAGGATGCCGGAGCCGCCCCAGAAGCCCACGCCGTCCTCGAAGCCCACGCGGTTGGCGTGCACCACGAAGAGACCGTAGGTCTCGGCGTAAGTCCGGGTGATGAGCTCCCAATAGCGCGCGTTGTCGTCCTGGTCCGCCCCGTCGGTGACCCCGCGCAGGGGACTGGAAGAGGGGCAGACGATGGACAGGGCCCCGTCCAGCGCCGCCAGGTAGACCGTGGAGGGATGCCAGAGGTCCTCGCATATGAGCAACGCGAGCCGCCCATGGCGGGTGTCGAAGGCGCGCACGCGGTCGCCCCGGGCGAAGTAGCGCTGCTCGTCGAACATGCCGTAGGTGGGCAGGTAGACCTTGCGGTGGACGTGACGGACCTCCCCCTCCTCCAGGTAGACCGCGGCGTTGAAGTAGCGGTGGTCCGCGCTCTCCAGCACCAGTCCGGCCACAAGGGCGATCTCCCGGCTGAGCTCCCGGAGCCGCTGCATCTCCGCGCTCTCCAGGCGGACGGCCACGTCCGGGACCATGTCGCGCAGGAAGTAGCCCGTGAGACTCAACTCCGGGAACACGAGGACATCCACGCCGGCGGCCGCGGCCTCGCGTACCCGGGCCTCGTAGATGGCCATGTTGGCGCCCACGTCGCCCAACCTGGGGTTGATCTGAGCCATGCCGACACGGAACGACATGAGGGAGGGGGCTAACACATTTCCGCGGGGGGAGGAAGCGAGCACGGACCTTGCGAACCGCCATTCCCCGGGGAACAGGCGGTGACAGGCCATGAAGCAACTACGCAACAGAACGTCATTTCCCGCGGAAGCGGGAATCCAGGGGCGGTGGCGGGGCGCTACAGCGGCGTTTCCGCACCTCGCCACCCCTGGATTCCCGCTTCCGCGGGAATGACGCTTCGGGGTGGCGCTGCCGGTTCCTGGCCAAGGTGGAGTCTTGACACAACCTGTTCCGCGGGAAGGACGATCCGTAGCGCAGTGCCGTCTCGTGGCCAGACGGAGTTTTGACCCAGCCTGGAATGCGGGGGATGACGCTTCGAGGGGAGATTGGTGCCCGCTTGTGGCATTCGGCAAGCCCATTGGCTACATCAAGACCCATGCAGGGGCTGAAGGATAAGCTGGCGGCCAAGGTGGCCGAAGTCTTCGGCGCTGGGGCGCGGGTGAGGGGGTGGGAGGCGTTGGCCGGCGACGCGTCTTCCCGCCGTTATTTCCGTGTGAGCCTCGACGCGCGGGGCGCCCCGTGCTCGGTGATCGTCATGAGCTGGAACGACTCAGGGCTGCCGGTCTCGTCGGAGGAGCTGGCGCTGTTCGACAAGCCCCCGGAGGAGCTGCCTTTCCTGAACGTCCACCGGTTTCTCCAAGGGATCGGAGTCCGGGTGCCGGCGATTTACGGCCAATGGGTGGAGCAGGGCCTGATGCTCCTCGAGGACCTAGGGGACGCCAGCCTATGGGACCGGGTGCGGGAGGCGCCCGAAGTGGAGGTGCTGCAGTGGTACCAAAGGGCCATAGACGAGTTGCTGGTGCTTCAGATTGGCGGCACCCGAGCCAGGAACGACCAATGCATGGCTTTCCGGCAGGCCTTCGACCAACGGCTTTACCTTTGGGAGTTCGATCACTTCATCGAGTACGGCCTGGAGGCGGGTGACAAGGGGAGTTTGCCGGCATCCGAACGGCGGCTTCTGGACGAGGCCTTCGGTGGCATCGCCGGGCATCTTTCGGCTCAGCCGCGGGTGCTCAATCACCGGGACTTCCATAGCTGGAACCTGATGACGCTCGATGACGCGGTGGCGGTCATCGACTTTCAGGATGCCTTGCTGGCACCCGCACAGTACGATCTCGCGTCGCTGCTGAACGACCGGGAGACGGATCAAGTTGTCACTCCGGCAGTGGAAGAGCAGCTAATCGACTACTATCTCGAACGCTGGCAAGAATGGGGCGAGTCCGCGCGCGGCCGGGACGAGTTCGTGGAGTCCTACCTGCTCTCCGCACTGCAGCGGGACTTTAAGGTGGTGGGCCGTTTTCGCTACCTTGACCTGGTAAAGGGAAAGCCTGGCTACAAGCAATACATCGCCCCGACCT
This genomic window from Deltaproteobacteria bacterium contains:
- a CDS encoding carbon-nitrogen hydrolase, with amino-acid sequence MAQINPRLGDVGANMAIYEARVREAAAAGVDVLVFPELSLTGYFLRDMVPDVAVRLESAEMQRLRELSREIALVAGLVLESADHRYFNAAVYLEEGEVRHVHRKVYLPTYGMFDEQRYFARGDRVRAFDTRHGRLALLICEDLWHPSTVYLAALDGALSIVCPSSSPLRGVTDGADQDDNARYWELITRTYAETYGLFVVHANRVGFEDGVGFWGGSGILDPFGRTVCKADYYDEAFVVGEVSPEAVRRKRTRAPLMRDEDVDLTIRELERIRR
- a CDS encoding phosphotransferase, giving the protein MQGLKDKLAAKVAEVFGAGARVRGWEALAGDASSRRYFRVSLDARGAPCSVIVMSWNDSGLPVSSEELALFDKPPEELPFLNVHRFLQGIGVRVPAIYGQWVEQGLMLLEDLGDASLWDRVREAPEVEVLQWYQRAIDELLVLQIGGTRARNDQCMAFRQAFDQRLYLWEFDHFIEYGLEAGDKGSLPASERRLLDEAFGGIAGHLSAQPRVLNHRDFHSWNLMTLDDAVAVIDFQDALLAPAQYDLASLLNDRETDQVVTPAVEEQLIDYYLERWQEWGESARGRDEFVESYLLSALQRDFKVVGRFRYLDLVKGKPGYKQYIAPTLRRIGRNLRRAPGVEQLLPVLAAHFEEIS